The following are encoded together in the Phaseolus vulgaris cultivar G19833 chromosome 9, P. vulgaris v2.0, whole genome shotgun sequence genome:
- the LOC137822733 gene encoding uncharacterized protein isoform X22 translates to MVSTRRNSGSFSNNTNKRASSSEDKTPSPSPKRQKVDNVAAASEKPMPPPENSKDLGMSEPPPDPGECESRDAQIADAGNLDGKAEPTPPIADGSTPTVVADKPRGSFSSWAIYQKQNPNFEASVPWCRLLSQSAQNPNVLICTPNFTIGSSRGCNFPLKDQTISGNLCKIKHTQREGSAVAVLESTGSKGSVVVNGTLVKKSTSCVLNSGDEVVFGLIGNHSYIFQQINPEVAVKAAEIQGGVGKFFQIERRAGDPSAVAGASILASLSSLRRDLTRWKSPSQTTSKPHQGTDVPSHSVLPDGTESGLDGLEGNSAPNIATDKAADVGASDKDLPMDCDSDDAGTEAGNVFEERHGTRDAQAASTSGTSLRTAVFKEDVLAAILDRKEIEVSFDNFPYYLSENTKNVLIAACFIHLKHREHAKYTTDLTTINPRILLSGPAGSEIYQEMLAKALAKHFGAKLLIFDSHLPLGGLTSKEAELLKDGFNADKSCGCANQSPLTTDMARSMDPQASEPDTPNSSNAPTPYGFESQLKLEADNVPSTSGTAKNCVFKLGDRVKYSSSSGGIYQLQTISARGPANGSRGKVVLLFDDNPLSKIGVRFDKPIPDGVDLGGCCEGGQGFFCHVNDLRLENSGIEELDKVLINTLFEVVVSESRNEPFILFMKDAEKSIVGNGDPFSFKSRLENLPDNVVVIGSHTHTDSRKEKSHPGGLLFTKFGSNQTALLDLAFPDSFGRLHDRGKEVPKPNKTLTKLFPNKVTIHMPQDEALLASWKQQLDRDVETLKIKGNLHNLRSVLSRCGVECEGLESLCTKDQTLSIENAEKIVGWAISRHLMQNAETDPDAKLVLSCESIQYGIGILQSIQNESKSLKKSLKDIVTENEFEKRLLADVIPPNDIGVTFDDIGALENVKDTLKELVMLPLQRPELFCKGQLTKPCKGILLFGPPGTGKTMLAKAVATEAGANFINISMSSITSKWFGEGEKYVKAVFSLASKIAPSVIFVDEVDSMLGRRENPGEHEAMRKMKNEFMVNWDGLRTKDSERVLVLAATNRPFDLDEAVIRRLPRRLMVNLPDAPNRAKILKVILAKEDLSSGLDLNAIASMTDGYSGSDLKNLCVTAAQRPIKEILEKEKKEQAAALAEGRAAPAKCGSKDIRSLNMEDFKHAHQQVCASVSSESVNMTELQQWNELYGEGGSRIKRTLSYFM, encoded by the exons ATGGTTTCAACCAGACGCAACAGTGGATCTTTCTCTAACAACACCAACAAGAGGGCTTCTTCTTCTGAAGACAAAACTCCCTCTCCTTCCCCCAAGCGACAAAAG GTCGACAATGTTGCTGCCGCCTCGGAGAAACCGATGCCGCCGCCGGAAAATTCCAAGGATTTGGGCATGTCGGAGCCACCCCCTGATCCCGGAGAATGCGAATCTCGAGACGCTCAGATCGCCGACGCCGGCAATCTAGACGGCAAGGCCGAACCCACGCCGCCGATCGCCGATG GTTCTACACCGACTGTGGTTGCTGATAAACCTAGGGGTTCGTTCTCTTCTTGGGCTATATATCAGAAGCAAAACCCAAATTTCGAAGCTTCAGTTCCCTGGTGCAGACTCTTGTCTCAATCTGCGCAG AATCCGAATGTTTTAATTTGCACACCCAACTTTACTATTGGGTCTAGTCGGGGTTGCAATTTCCCGTTGAAGGATCAGACTATAAGTGGAAATTTGTGCAAGATCAAGCACACGCAG CGCGAGGGAAGTGCAGTGGCCGTGCTAGAAAGTACGGGTAGCAAAGGATCGGTGGTAGTGAATGGCACGCTCGTCAAGAAGAGTACCAGCTGTGTGCTTAACTCGGGGGACGAGGTGGTTTTTGGTTTGATTGGGAATCATTCTTAT ATTTTTCAGCAAATAAATCCTGAAGTTGCAGTCAAGGCTGCAGAAATTCAGGGTGGTGTTGGCAAGTTTTTCCAGATTGAAAGGAGGGCTGGAGACCCTTCAGCCGTGGCTGGAGCTTCTATTCTGGCTTCTCTTTCTAGCCTCAGACGGGATCTTACAAGATGGAAGTCTCCTTCACAGACTACCAGTAAACCTCATCAGGGTACTGATGTTCCTAGTCATTCTGTTCTCCCTGATGGTACAGAGTCTGGGCTCGATGGTCTGGAAGGCAACTCTGCTCCAAATATAGCGACAGATAAAGCTGCTGATGTTGGAGCAAGCGACAAGGATTTGCCTATGGATTGCGATTCAGATGATGCTGGCACAGAGGCAGGCAAT GTATTCGAAGAAAGACATGGAACGAGGGATGCGCAAGCTGCATCGACTTCGGGTACTTCTTTACGCACTGCAGTTTTTAAAGAGGATGTTCTTGCTGCAATACTGGATAGGAAAGAAATAGAAGTGTCCTTTGACAACTTCCCTTACTACTTAAG TGAGAATACAAAAAATGTTCTAATTGCAGCTTGCTTTATACACCTGAAGCATAGAGAACATGCAAAGTACACCACCGATCTTACAACCATAAACCCTCGGATTCTACTTTCAGGACCTGCAG GGTCAGAAATATATCAGGAGATGTTAGCAAAAGCACTTGCGAAACACTTTGGAGCTAAATTGCTCATATTTGATAGCCATTTGCCTTTGGGT GGTTTAACATCCAAGGAAGCTGAGCTGCTAAAAGATGGATTTAATGCAGATAAGTCCTGTGGCTGTGCTAACCAAAGTCCTTTAACTACAGACATGGCTAGGAGCATGGATCCACAAGCTAGTGAACCAGATACACCTAACTCCTCAAATGCACCTACTCCATATGGCTTTGAGTCTCAACTTAAGTTGGAAGCTGATAATGTACCATCTACGTCTGGGACAGCTAAAAATTGTGTGTTTAAACTAG GTGACAGGGTAAAATACAGTTCATCTTCTGGGGGAATATATCAGCTTCAGACAATTTCTGCAAG GGGTCCAGCTAATGGAAGTCGGGGGAAGGTTGTCTTACTTTTTGATGATAATCCCTTGTCAAAAATTGGTGTAAGATTTGATAAACCCATACCTGATGGAGTTGACCTTGGAGGTTGCTGTGAGGGTGGTCAAGGATTTTTCTGCCATG TGAATGATCTTCGGTTGGAAAACAGTGGCATTGAAGAACTTGACAAAGTTCTCATTAATACATTATTTGAG GTTGTGGTTAGTGAGAGCAGAAATGAACCCTTCATTTTGTTCATGAAAGATGCAGAGAAGTCTATAGTAGGAAATGGAGATCCGTTTTCATTTAAAAGTAGGCTTGAAAATCTTCCGGACAATGTGGTGGTAataggttcacacactcacacTGACAGTCGCAAGGAGAAG TCACATCCTGGGGGTTTACTTTTTACAAAGTTTGGCAGTAATCAGACTGCTCTTCTTGATTTGGCTTTCCCG GATAGTTTTGGAAGATTGCATGACAGGGGAAAGGAGGTCCCAAAGCCAAACAAAACCTTAACTAAGCTTTTCCCGAATAAAGTGACAATTCACATGCCACAG GATGAAGCACTTCTAGCATCTTGGAAGCAGCAACTTGATCGAGATGTTGAGACTCTTAAAATTAAAGGAAATTTGCACAATTTACGATCT GTTTTGAGCCGCTGTGGGGTGGAATGTGAAGGACTTGAATCCTTGTGCACTAAGGATCAAACTCTTAGTATTGAAA ATGCAGAAAAGATTGTTGGTTGGGCTATAAGCCGTCATCTCATGCAGAATGCTGAAACTGATCCTGATGCAAAGCTTGTGTTGTCTTGTGAGAg CATCCAGTATGGAATTGGGATCTTACAGTCTATCCAGAATGAGTCAAAAAGCCTGAAAAAGTCTCTTAAG GATATTGTAACAGAAAATGAGTTTGAAAAGAGGCTTTTGGCTGATGTTATTCCACCTAACGACATTGGTGTTACTTTTGATGATATTGGTGCTCTTGAAAATGTCAAGGACACATTGAAGGAATTGGTTATGCTTCCTTTACAGAGGCCCGAGTTATTTTGCAAAGGACAATTAACCAAG CCATGCAAGGGCATCCTTTTATTTGGCCCTCCTGGAACAGGCAAGACAATGCTTGCAAAGGCAGTTGCTACTGAAGCTGGTGCAAATTTCATCAACATTTCCATGTCAAGTATCACATCTAAG TGGTTTGGTGAGGGTGAAAAATATGTGAAAGCTGTTTTTTCCCTGGCAAGTAAAATTGCTCCTAGCGTGATATTTGTTGACGAA GTCGATAGCATGTTGGGCAGGAGGGAAAATCCTGGGGAGCATGAGGCCATGCGAAAGATGAAAAATGAATTCATGGTAAATTGGGATGGCTTACGCACAAAGGATTCAGAGAGGGTTCTGGTGCTTGCAGCCACTAATAGGCCTTTTGACCTAGATGAAGCTGTCATAAGGAGGCTGCCTCGGAG GTTAATGGTAAATTTGCCAGATGCTCCAAATAGAGCAAAAATATTGAAAGTTATACTGGCAAAAGAAGACTTGTCTTCTGGTCTTGATTTGAATGCAATTGCAAGTATGACTGATGGATATTCCGGAAGTGATCTTAAG AATTTGTGTGTAACTGCTGCACAGCGGCCCAttaaagagatattagagaaggAAAAAAAG GAACAGGCTGCTGCTCTAGCAGAAGGTAGAGCTGCTCCCGCAAAGTGTGGAAGCAAAGATATCCGATCTTTAAACATGGAAGATTTCAAACATGCACATCAACAG GTCTGTGCAAGCGTTTCGTCTGAATCTGTAAATATGACCGAGCTTCAACAATGGAATGAACTATACGGTGAAGGTGGTTCAAGAATAAAAAGAACACTAAGCTATTTCATGTGA
- the LOC137822733 gene encoding uncharacterized protein isoform X14, translated as MVSTRRNSGSFSNNTNKRASSSEDKTPSPSPKRQKVDNVAAASEKPMPPPENSKDLGMSEPPPDPGECESRDAQIADAGNLDGKAEPTPPIADGSTPTVVADKPRGSFSSWAIYQKQNPNFEASVPWCRLLSQSAQNPNVLICTPNFTIGSSRGCNFPLKDQTISGNLCKIKHTQREGSAVAVLESTGSKGSVVVNGTLVKKSTSCVLNSGDEVVFGLIGNHSYIFQQINPEVAVKAAEIQGGVGKFFQIERRAGDPSAVAGASILASLSSLRRDLTRWKSPSQTTSKPHQGTDVPSHSVLPDGTESGLDGLEGNSAPNIATDKAADVGASDKDLPMDCDSDDAGTEAGNVFEERHGTRDAQAASTSGTSLRTAVFKEDVLAAILDRKEIEVSFDNFPYYLSENTKNVLIAACFIHLKHREHAKYTTDLTTINPRILLSGPAGSEIYQEMLAKALAKHFGAKLLIFDSHLPLGGLTSKEAELLKDGFNADKSCGCANQSPLTTDMARSMDPQASEPDTPNSSNAPTPYGFESQLKLEADNVPSTSGTAKNCVFKLGDRVKYSSSSGGIYQLQTISARGPANGSRGKVVLLFDDNPLSKIGVRFDKPIPDGVDLGGCCEGGQGFFCHVNDLRLENSGIEELDKVLINTLFEVVVSESRNEPFILFMKDAEKSIVGNGDPFSFKSRLENLPDNVVVIGSHTHTDSRKEKSHPGGLLFTKFGSNQTALLDLAFPDSFGRLHDRGKEVPKPNKTLTKLFPNKVTIHMPQFQVEKCQGLNLSPLYLTIVNVCFLIQDEALLASWKQQLDRDVETLKIKGNLHNLRSVLSRCGVECEGLESLCTKDQTLSIENAEKIVGWAISRHLMQNAETDPDAKLVLSCESIQYGIGILQSIQNESKSLKKSLKDIVTENEFEKRLLADVIPPNDIGVTFDDIGALENVKDTLKELVMLPLQRPELFCKGQLTKPCKGILLFGPPGTGKTMLAKAVATEAGANFINISMSSITSKWFGEGEKYVKAVFSLASKIAPSVIFVDEVDSMLGRRENPGEHEAMRKMKNEFMVNWDGLRTKDSERVLVLAATNRPFDLDEAVIRRLPRRLMVNLPDAPNRAKILKVILAKEDLSSGLDLNAIASMTDGYSGSDLKNLCVTAAQRPIKEILEKEKKEQAAALAEGRAAPAKCGSKDIRSLNMEDFKHAHQQVCASVSSESVNMTELQQWNELYGEGGSRIKRTLSYFM; from the exons ATGGTTTCAACCAGACGCAACAGTGGATCTTTCTCTAACAACACCAACAAGAGGGCTTCTTCTTCTGAAGACAAAACTCCCTCTCCTTCCCCCAAGCGACAAAAG GTCGACAATGTTGCTGCCGCCTCGGAGAAACCGATGCCGCCGCCGGAAAATTCCAAGGATTTGGGCATGTCGGAGCCACCCCCTGATCCCGGAGAATGCGAATCTCGAGACGCTCAGATCGCCGACGCCGGCAATCTAGACGGCAAGGCCGAACCCACGCCGCCGATCGCCGATG GTTCTACACCGACTGTGGTTGCTGATAAACCTAGGGGTTCGTTCTCTTCTTGGGCTATATATCAGAAGCAAAACCCAAATTTCGAAGCTTCAGTTCCCTGGTGCAGACTCTTGTCTCAATCTGCGCAG AATCCGAATGTTTTAATTTGCACACCCAACTTTACTATTGGGTCTAGTCGGGGTTGCAATTTCCCGTTGAAGGATCAGACTATAAGTGGAAATTTGTGCAAGATCAAGCACACGCAG CGCGAGGGAAGTGCAGTGGCCGTGCTAGAAAGTACGGGTAGCAAAGGATCGGTGGTAGTGAATGGCACGCTCGTCAAGAAGAGTACCAGCTGTGTGCTTAACTCGGGGGACGAGGTGGTTTTTGGTTTGATTGGGAATCATTCTTAT ATTTTTCAGCAAATAAATCCTGAAGTTGCAGTCAAGGCTGCAGAAATTCAGGGTGGTGTTGGCAAGTTTTTCCAGATTGAAAGGAGGGCTGGAGACCCTTCAGCCGTGGCTGGAGCTTCTATTCTGGCTTCTCTTTCTAGCCTCAGACGGGATCTTACAAGATGGAAGTCTCCTTCACAGACTACCAGTAAACCTCATCAGGGTACTGATGTTCCTAGTCATTCTGTTCTCCCTGATGGTACAGAGTCTGGGCTCGATGGTCTGGAAGGCAACTCTGCTCCAAATATAGCGACAGATAAAGCTGCTGATGTTGGAGCAAGCGACAAGGATTTGCCTATGGATTGCGATTCAGATGATGCTGGCACAGAGGCAGGCAAT GTATTCGAAGAAAGACATGGAACGAGGGATGCGCAAGCTGCATCGACTTCGGGTACTTCTTTACGCACTGCAGTTTTTAAAGAGGATGTTCTTGCTGCAATACTGGATAGGAAAGAAATAGAAGTGTCCTTTGACAACTTCCCTTACTACTTAAG TGAGAATACAAAAAATGTTCTAATTGCAGCTTGCTTTATACACCTGAAGCATAGAGAACATGCAAAGTACACCACCGATCTTACAACCATAAACCCTCGGATTCTACTTTCAGGACCTGCAG GGTCAGAAATATATCAGGAGATGTTAGCAAAAGCACTTGCGAAACACTTTGGAGCTAAATTGCTCATATTTGATAGCCATTTGCCTTTGGGT GGTTTAACATCCAAGGAAGCTGAGCTGCTAAAAGATGGATTTAATGCAGATAAGTCCTGTGGCTGTGCTAACCAAAGTCCTTTAACTACAGACATGGCTAGGAGCATGGATCCACAAGCTAGTGAACCAGATACACCTAACTCCTCAAATGCACCTACTCCATATGGCTTTGAGTCTCAACTTAAGTTGGAAGCTGATAATGTACCATCTACGTCTGGGACAGCTAAAAATTGTGTGTTTAAACTAG GTGACAGGGTAAAATACAGTTCATCTTCTGGGGGAATATATCAGCTTCAGACAATTTCTGCAAG GGGTCCAGCTAATGGAAGTCGGGGGAAGGTTGTCTTACTTTTTGATGATAATCCCTTGTCAAAAATTGGTGTAAGATTTGATAAACCCATACCTGATGGAGTTGACCTTGGAGGTTGCTGTGAGGGTGGTCAAGGATTTTTCTGCCATG TGAATGATCTTCGGTTGGAAAACAGTGGCATTGAAGAACTTGACAAAGTTCTCATTAATACATTATTTGAG GTTGTGGTTAGTGAGAGCAGAAATGAACCCTTCATTTTGTTCATGAAAGATGCAGAGAAGTCTATAGTAGGAAATGGAGATCCGTTTTCATTTAAAAGTAGGCTTGAAAATCTTCCGGACAATGTGGTGGTAataggttcacacactcacacTGACAGTCGCAAGGAGAAG TCACATCCTGGGGGTTTACTTTTTACAAAGTTTGGCAGTAATCAGACTGCTCTTCTTGATTTGGCTTTCCCG GATAGTTTTGGAAGATTGCATGACAGGGGAAAGGAGGTCCCAAAGCCAAACAAAACCTTAACTAAGCTTTTCCCGAATAAAGTGACAATTCACATGCCACAG TTTCAGGTAGAAAAATGCCAAGGACTAAACTTGTCACCATTATATCTGACAATAGTCAATGTATGTTTCCTGATACAGGATGAAGCACTTCTAGCATCTTGGAAGCAGCAACTTGATCGAGATGTTGAGACTCTTAAAATTAAAGGAAATTTGCACAATTTACGATCT GTTTTGAGCCGCTGTGGGGTGGAATGTGAAGGACTTGAATCCTTGTGCACTAAGGATCAAACTCTTAGTATTGAAA ATGCAGAAAAGATTGTTGGTTGGGCTATAAGCCGTCATCTCATGCAGAATGCTGAAACTGATCCTGATGCAAAGCTTGTGTTGTCTTGTGAGAg CATCCAGTATGGAATTGGGATCTTACAGTCTATCCAGAATGAGTCAAAAAGCCTGAAAAAGTCTCTTAAG GATATTGTAACAGAAAATGAGTTTGAAAAGAGGCTTTTGGCTGATGTTATTCCACCTAACGACATTGGTGTTACTTTTGATGATATTGGTGCTCTTGAAAATGTCAAGGACACATTGAAGGAATTGGTTATGCTTCCTTTACAGAGGCCCGAGTTATTTTGCAAAGGACAATTAACCAAG CCATGCAAGGGCATCCTTTTATTTGGCCCTCCTGGAACAGGCAAGACAATGCTTGCAAAGGCAGTTGCTACTGAAGCTGGTGCAAATTTCATCAACATTTCCATGTCAAGTATCACATCTAAG TGGTTTGGTGAGGGTGAAAAATATGTGAAAGCTGTTTTTTCCCTGGCAAGTAAAATTGCTCCTAGCGTGATATTTGTTGACGAA GTCGATAGCATGTTGGGCAGGAGGGAAAATCCTGGGGAGCATGAGGCCATGCGAAAGATGAAAAATGAATTCATGGTAAATTGGGATGGCTTACGCACAAAGGATTCAGAGAGGGTTCTGGTGCTTGCAGCCACTAATAGGCCTTTTGACCTAGATGAAGCTGTCATAAGGAGGCTGCCTCGGAG GTTAATGGTAAATTTGCCAGATGCTCCAAATAGAGCAAAAATATTGAAAGTTATACTGGCAAAAGAAGACTTGTCTTCTGGTCTTGATTTGAATGCAATTGCAAGTATGACTGATGGATATTCCGGAAGTGATCTTAAG AATTTGTGTGTAACTGCTGCACAGCGGCCCAttaaagagatattagagaaggAAAAAAAG GAACAGGCTGCTGCTCTAGCAGAAGGTAGAGCTGCTCCCGCAAAGTGTGGAAGCAAAGATATCCGATCTTTAAACATGGAAGATTTCAAACATGCACATCAACAG GTCTGTGCAAGCGTTTCGTCTGAATCTGTAAATATGACCGAGCTTCAACAATGGAATGAACTATACGGTGAAGGTGGTTCAAGAATAAAAAGAACACTAAGCTATTTCATGTGA
- the LOC137822733 gene encoding uncharacterized protein isoform X12 produces MVSTRRNSGSFSNNTNKRASSSEDKTPSPSPKRQKVDNVAAASEKPMPPPENSKDLGMSEPPPDPGECESRDAQIADAGNLDGKAEPTPPIADGSTPTVVADKPRGSFSSWAIYQKQNPNFEASVPWCRLLSQSAQNPNVLICTPNFTIGSSRGCNFPLKDQTISGNLCKIKHTQREGSAVAVLESTGSKGSVVVNGTLVKKSTSCVLNSGDEVVFGLIGNHSYIFQQINPEVAVKAAEIQGGVGKFFQIERRAGDPSAVAGASILASLSSLRRDLTRWKSPSQTTSKPHQGTDVPSHSVLPDGTESGLDGLEGNSAPNIATDKAADVGASDKDLPMDCDSDDAGTEAGNVFEERHGTRDAQAASTSGTSLRTAVFKEDVLAAILDRKEIEVSFDNFPYYLSENTKNVLIAACFIHLKHREHAKYTTDLTTINPRILLSGPAGSEIYQEMLAKALAKHFGAKLLIFDSHLPLGGLTSKEAELLKDGFNADKSCGCANQSPLTTDMARSMDPQASEPDTPNSSNAPTPYGFESQLKLEADNVPSTSGTAKNCVFKLGDRVKYSSSSGGIYQLQTISASNRIYRGPANGSRGKVVLLFDDNPLSKIGVRFDKPIPDGVDLGGCCEGGQGFFCHVNDLRLENSGIEELDKVLINTLFEVVVSESRNEPFILFMKDAEKSIVGNGDPFSFKSRLENLPDNVVVIGSHTHTDSRKEKSHPGGLLFTKFGSNQTALLDLAFPDSFGRLHDRGKEVPKPNKTLTKLFPNKVTIHMPQFQVEKCQGLNLSPLYLTIVNVCFLIQDEALLASWKQQLDRDVETLKIKGNLHNLRSVLSRCGVECEGLESLCTKDQTLSIENAEKIVGWAISRHLMQNAETDPDAKLVLSCESIQYGIGILQSIQNESKSLKKSLKDIVTENEFEKRLLADVIPPNDIGVTFDDIGALENVKDTLKELVMLPLQRPELFCKGQLTKPCKGILLFGPPGTGKTMLAKAVATEAGANFINISMSSITSKWFGEGEKYVKAVFSLASKIAPSVIFVDEVDSMLGRRENPGEHEAMRKMKNEFMVNWDGLRTKDSERVLVLAATNRPFDLDEAVIRRLPRRLMVNLPDAPNRAKILKVILAKEDLSSGLDLNAIASMTDGYSGSDLKNLCVTAAQRPIKEILEKEKKEQAAALAEGRAAPAKCGSKDIRSLNMEDFKHAHQQVCASVSSESVNMTELQQWNELYGEGGSRIKRTLSYFM; encoded by the exons ATGGTTTCAACCAGACGCAACAGTGGATCTTTCTCTAACAACACCAACAAGAGGGCTTCTTCTTCTGAAGACAAAACTCCCTCTCCTTCCCCCAAGCGACAAAAG GTCGACAATGTTGCTGCCGCCTCGGAGAAACCGATGCCGCCGCCGGAAAATTCCAAGGATTTGGGCATGTCGGAGCCACCCCCTGATCCCGGAGAATGCGAATCTCGAGACGCTCAGATCGCCGACGCCGGCAATCTAGACGGCAAGGCCGAACCCACGCCGCCGATCGCCGATG GTTCTACACCGACTGTGGTTGCTGATAAACCTAGGGGTTCGTTCTCTTCTTGGGCTATATATCAGAAGCAAAACCCAAATTTCGAAGCTTCAGTTCCCTGGTGCAGACTCTTGTCTCAATCTGCGCAG AATCCGAATGTTTTAATTTGCACACCCAACTTTACTATTGGGTCTAGTCGGGGTTGCAATTTCCCGTTGAAGGATCAGACTATAAGTGGAAATTTGTGCAAGATCAAGCACACGCAG CGCGAGGGAAGTGCAGTGGCCGTGCTAGAAAGTACGGGTAGCAAAGGATCGGTGGTAGTGAATGGCACGCTCGTCAAGAAGAGTACCAGCTGTGTGCTTAACTCGGGGGACGAGGTGGTTTTTGGTTTGATTGGGAATCATTCTTAT ATTTTTCAGCAAATAAATCCTGAAGTTGCAGTCAAGGCTGCAGAAATTCAGGGTGGTGTTGGCAAGTTTTTCCAGATTGAAAGGAGGGCTGGAGACCCTTCAGCCGTGGCTGGAGCTTCTATTCTGGCTTCTCTTTCTAGCCTCAGACGGGATCTTACAAGATGGAAGTCTCCTTCACAGACTACCAGTAAACCTCATCAGGGTACTGATGTTCCTAGTCATTCTGTTCTCCCTGATGGTACAGAGTCTGGGCTCGATGGTCTGGAAGGCAACTCTGCTCCAAATATAGCGACAGATAAAGCTGCTGATGTTGGAGCAAGCGACAAGGATTTGCCTATGGATTGCGATTCAGATGATGCTGGCACAGAGGCAGGCAAT GTATTCGAAGAAAGACATGGAACGAGGGATGCGCAAGCTGCATCGACTTCGGGTACTTCTTTACGCACTGCAGTTTTTAAAGAGGATGTTCTTGCTGCAATACTGGATAGGAAAGAAATAGAAGTGTCCTTTGACAACTTCCCTTACTACTTAAG TGAGAATACAAAAAATGTTCTAATTGCAGCTTGCTTTATACACCTGAAGCATAGAGAACATGCAAAGTACACCACCGATCTTACAACCATAAACCCTCGGATTCTACTTTCAGGACCTGCAG GGTCAGAAATATATCAGGAGATGTTAGCAAAAGCACTTGCGAAACACTTTGGAGCTAAATTGCTCATATTTGATAGCCATTTGCCTTTGGGT GGTTTAACATCCAAGGAAGCTGAGCTGCTAAAAGATGGATTTAATGCAGATAAGTCCTGTGGCTGTGCTAACCAAAGTCCTTTAACTACAGACATGGCTAGGAGCATGGATCCACAAGCTAGTGAACCAGATACACCTAACTCCTCAAATGCACCTACTCCATATGGCTTTGAGTCTCAACTTAAGTTGGAAGCTGATAATGTACCATCTACGTCTGGGACAGCTAAAAATTGTGTGTTTAAACTAG GTGACAGGGTAAAATACAGTTCATCTTCTGGGGGAATATATCAGCTTCAGACAATTTCTGCAAG CAATCGCATATACAGGGGTCCAGCTAATGGAAGTCGGGGGAAGGTTGTCTTACTTTTTGATGATAATCCCTTGTCAAAAATTGGTGTAAGATTTGATAAACCCATACCTGATGGAGTTGACCTTGGAGGTTGCTGTGAGGGTGGTCAAGGATTTTTCTGCCATG TGAATGATCTTCGGTTGGAAAACAGTGGCATTGAAGAACTTGACAAAGTTCTCATTAATACATTATTTGAG GTTGTGGTTAGTGAGAGCAGAAATGAACCCTTCATTTTGTTCATGAAAGATGCAGAGAAGTCTATAGTAGGAAATGGAGATCCGTTTTCATTTAAAAGTAGGCTTGAAAATCTTCCGGACAATGTGGTGGTAataggttcacacactcacacTGACAGTCGCAAGGAGAAG TCACATCCTGGGGGTTTACTTTTTACAAAGTTTGGCAGTAATCAGACTGCTCTTCTTGATTTGGCTTTCCCG GATAGTTTTGGAAGATTGCATGACAGGGGAAAGGAGGTCCCAAAGCCAAACAAAACCTTAACTAAGCTTTTCCCGAATAAAGTGACAATTCACATGCCACAG TTTCAGGTAGAAAAATGCCAAGGACTAAACTTGTCACCATTATATCTGACAATAGTCAATGTATGTTTCCTGATACAGGATGAAGCACTTCTAGCATCTTGGAAGCAGCAACTTGATCGAGATGTTGAGACTCTTAAAATTAAAGGAAATTTGCACAATTTACGATCT GTTTTGAGCCGCTGTGGGGTGGAATGTGAAGGACTTGAATCCTTGTGCACTAAGGATCAAACTCTTAGTATTGAAA ATGCAGAAAAGATTGTTGGTTGGGCTATAAGCCGTCATCTCATGCAGAATGCTGAAACTGATCCTGATGCAAAGCTTGTGTTGTCTTGTGAGAg CATCCAGTATGGAATTGGGATCTTACAGTCTATCCAGAATGAGTCAAAAAGCCTGAAAAAGTCTCTTAAG GATATTGTAACAGAAAATGAGTTTGAAAAGAGGCTTTTGGCTGATGTTATTCCACCTAACGACATTGGTGTTACTTTTGATGATATTGGTGCTCTTGAAAATGTCAAGGACACATTGAAGGAATTGGTTATGCTTCCTTTACAGAGGCCCGAGTTATTTTGCAAAGGACAATTAACCAAG CCATGCAAGGGCATCCTTTTATTTGGCCCTCCTGGAACAGGCAAGACAATGCTTGCAAAGGCAGTTGCTACTGAAGCTGGTGCAAATTTCATCAACATTTCCATGTCAAGTATCACATCTAAG TGGTTTGGTGAGGGTGAAAAATATGTGAAAGCTGTTTTTTCCCTGGCAAGTAAAATTGCTCCTAGCGTGATATTTGTTGACGAA GTCGATAGCATGTTGGGCAGGAGGGAAAATCCTGGGGAGCATGAGGCCATGCGAAAGATGAAAAATGAATTCATGGTAAATTGGGATGGCTTACGCACAAAGGATTCAGAGAGGGTTCTGGTGCTTGCAGCCACTAATAGGCCTTTTGACCTAGATGAAGCTGTCATAAGGAGGCTGCCTCGGAG GTTAATGGTAAATTTGCCAGATGCTCCAAATAGAGCAAAAATATTGAAAGTTATACTGGCAAAAGAAGACTTGTCTTCTGGTCTTGATTTGAATGCAATTGCAAGTATGACTGATGGATATTCCGGAAGTGATCTTAAG AATTTGTGTGTAACTGCTGCACAGCGGCCCAttaaagagatattagagaaggAAAAAAAG GAACAGGCTGCTGCTCTAGCAGAAGGTAGAGCTGCTCCCGCAAAGTGTGGAAGCAAAGATATCCGATCTTTAAACATGGAAGATTTCAAACATGCACATCAACAG GTCTGTGCAAGCGTTTCGTCTGAATCTGTAAATATGACCGAGCTTCAACAATGGAATGAACTATACGGTGAAGGTGGTTCAAGAATAAAAAGAACACTAAGCTATTTCATGTGA